One part of the Tunicatimonas pelagia genome encodes these proteins:
- a CDS encoding trypsin-like peptidase domain-containing protein has translation MKLIGISLLSFVFGTFGAFTYMHWIMPEEVVTSASLVERAPTTPAVNINSPRATLLNEDFAVASANSTPSVVYIKTVSERYSRSSWLELFFEGRASQQVSSGSGVIYTSNGYIVTNNHVIDHADKIEIIHGKYTYAAQVVGIDPSTDLAVLKVEADNLPEVALGNSRNLQVGEWVLAVGNPFNLTSTVTAGIVSAKGRQINILRSNFPIESFIQTDAAINPGNSGGALVDKTGALVGINTAILSKTGSYAGYGFAVPVDIVRKVVDDIIAYGEVQKAFFGADVVDLTPQRAKELQTNNLSGVVLSYLQRDGSAEQASLQKGDVIKELDGELINSQSDFEELISYYSPGDEIDVTYSRAGKLYQTNLTLTNREGTTSLIERQLFRSSTLGADLEAVSQVEADLLKISNGVKVVRVKGGLMQRLNIEEGFIVTSINGRSIQSPGELEEILTRIRGKVRIEGVNQRGMKGYYSFYF, from the coding sequence ATGAAACTAATTGGAATTAGTCTATTGAGTTTTGTCTTCGGAACCTTTGGGGCGTTCACTTATATGCATTGGATAATGCCGGAAGAAGTGGTTACGAGCGCATCATTGGTTGAGCGTGCACCTACCACTCCTGCTGTCAATATTAATTCACCCAGAGCTACTTTGCTCAACGAAGATTTTGCGGTGGCATCGGCGAATAGTACGCCTAGCGTAGTGTACATTAAAACGGTGTCGGAACGCTACAGTCGGAGCAGTTGGTTAGAACTATTTTTTGAGGGGCGGGCCAGTCAGCAGGTGAGCAGTGGTTCGGGCGTTATTTATACTAGCAATGGCTACATCGTCACCAACAATCACGTAATTGATCACGCGGATAAAATTGAGATTATTCATGGGAAATATACGTACGCTGCTCAAGTCGTCGGAATTGATCCTTCTACTGATTTAGCAGTGCTAAAAGTGGAGGCTGATAATCTGCCGGAGGTTGCTTTAGGCAATTCGCGCAACTTGCAGGTAGGGGAGTGGGTACTGGCGGTTGGCAACCCCTTCAATTTAACTTCAACGGTTACCGCTGGTATTGTTAGTGCCAAAGGGCGACAAATCAACATTTTACGTAGTAACTTTCCCATTGAATCATTTATCCAGACTGATGCCGCCATTAATCCGGGAAATAGTGGCGGGGCATTAGTTGATAAAACGGGCGCACTGGTAGGAATCAACACAGCGATCTTATCTAAAACGGGTTCGTACGCTGGCTACGGGTTTGCCGTTCCGGTCGATATTGTTCGTAAAGTGGTAGACGATATTATTGCCTACGGCGAAGTTCAGAAAGCCTTTTTCGGAGCTGATGTGGTTGACCTTACTCCTCAGCGAGCCAAAGAATTGCAAACCAACAACTTGTCGGGGGTAGTGCTGAGCTACCTTCAGCGTGATGGTTCGGCCGAGCAAGCTAGTCTTCAAAAAGGGGATGTTATCAAAGAATTAGACGGGGAATTAATCAACTCTCAGAGTGACTTTGAAGAGCTTATCAGCTACTATAGTCCGGGAGATGAAATTGATGTGACGTACAGTAGAGCCGGAAAGTTATATCAGACCAATCTAACGCTTACTAACCGGGAGGGTACAACCAGTCTGATTGAAAGGCAGCTTTTTCGTTCCAGCACCCTCGGAGCCGATCTAGAAGCTGTTTCTCAAGTGGAAGCCGATTTGCTAAAAATCAGCAACGGAGTAAAGGTTGTGAGAGTAAAAGGTGGACTGATGCAACGACTAAACATAGAAGAAGGATTTATTGTAACATCCATTAACGGGCGCAGCATACAAAGCCCGGGTGAGCTAGAAGAAATACTAACCAGAATACGCGGTAAAGTCCGTATCGAGGGAGTCAACCAACGCGGAATGAAGGGGTACTATTCATTTTACTTCTAA
- a CDS encoding GAF domain-containing protein — protein sequence MAENLFIADNLTKEELYQTLLPQLKSLTQDESNIVANLANLAAALKHGLGFFWVGFYRVKNEELILGPFQGPVACTRIAFGKGVCGTAWKEKRTIVVPDVHQFPGHIACSSESQSEIVVPVIKDNKVAMILDVDSDQVQDFDEVDEKYLGELANYIATQLV from the coding sequence ATGGCTGAAAATTTATTTATTGCTGATAATTTAACCAAAGAAGAACTTTACCAGACCTTACTTCCGCAACTAAAATCACTTACCCAAGATGAATCTAATATTGTGGCAAACTTAGCCAACCTGGCGGCCGCACTAAAACATGGTTTAGGTTTTTTCTGGGTTGGATTCTATCGCGTAAAAAACGAAGAGCTGATTTTAGGCCCGTTCCAGGGTCCGGTAGCTTGCACCCGAATTGCCTTCGGAAAGGGAGTTTGTGGTACCGCTTGGAAAGAAAAAAGGACGATAGTGGTACCAGATGTTCATCAATTTCCCGGACACATTGCCTGTAGTAGCGAAAGTCAGTCTGAAATTGTGGTACCCGTTATCAAGGATAACAAAGTAGCTATGATATTAGATGTAGACAGCGACCAGGTTCAAGATTTTGATGAGGTAGACGAAAAATACTTGGGTGAGTTAGCCAATTACATCGCAACCCAACTAGTCTAA
- a CDS encoding PAS domain-containing sensor histidine kinase yields MENQSFDARNKRNLEKLRLFAENSPTEIVQIFDIIPLGICITDAEGNFVNVNQVYCDFYGYSREELIGKSFLLVVPKEHRAEMQHLHDQFMGLQYEMQGKWKVTDREGKLHQILSNAAYLPATDTSGPCKMTFIVEAEKTEKVLYELEWAVQLLEKKISAQEVAQQLSNHDLRNNLASILQIVEILLNKDPTDEQKMWLSHLKRRSDDTLDMIKATSDYAQMEQGGYEPQKTSFSLIHMIRQELANLRDTITRKQVQISLQYQEKSLEPEQEVKVSADKFYIERMFHNLLLNALEASPEQQEVSIAIEHNGFFRITIHNGGVIPSEMRSNFFDKFSTSGKEAGTGLGTYIAKLIVEMHSGTIAYRSNKVDGTDVIIHLPSSILLPENDTETSDS; encoded by the coding sequence ATGGAAAACCAAAGCTTTGATGCTAGGAACAAGCGTAATCTAGAGAAACTACGCTTATTTGCCGAAAACAGTCCTACCGAAATAGTACAGATATTTGATATTATTCCTTTGGGGATTTGTATTACCGATGCTGAAGGAAACTTCGTCAATGTAAATCAGGTGTACTGCGATTTTTACGGATACTCGCGTGAAGAGCTTATCGGAAAGTCATTCTTACTAGTTGTCCCTAAAGAGCATCGGGCTGAAATGCAGCATTTGCACGATCAATTTATGGGGTTGCAATACGAAATGCAGGGTAAATGGAAAGTAACCGATAGAGAGGGAAAGCTGCATCAAATACTTTCTAATGCTGCTTATCTGCCGGCTACTGATACGAGTGGGCCATGCAAAATGACTTTTATCGTCGAAGCTGAAAAGACTGAAAAGGTTTTGTACGAATTAGAATGGGCCGTGCAACTATTAGAGAAAAAAATAAGTGCTCAAGAAGTGGCACAACAACTATCTAACCACGATCTTAGAAACAACTTAGCTTCCATTTTACAAATTGTAGAGATTCTATTAAACAAAGACCCTACTGATGAACAGAAGATGTGGCTTAGCCATTTAAAACGGCGAAGCGATGATACACTCGATATGATTAAGGCTACCTCAGATTATGCCCAAATGGAGCAAGGTGGGTACGAGCCGCAGAAGACAAGCTTTAGTTTGATACACATGATCAGACAAGAGTTAGCTAATTTAAGAGATACTATTACCAGAAAACAGGTACAGATTTCGTTACAATACCAAGAAAAGTCGCTAGAGCCAGAGCAAGAAGTAAAGGTATCGGCTGATAAGTTTTATATTGAGCGTATGTTTCATAACTTATTGCTCAATGCACTGGAAGCTTCCCCGGAGCAACAAGAGGTATCAATCGCAATAGAGCATAATGGTTTTTTCAGAATTACAATTCATAATGGTGGGGTTATTCCTAGCGAGATGAGAAGTAATTTCTTCGATAAGTTTTCAACGTCGGGGAAGGAAGCAGGAACCGGTTTGGGAACATACATTGCTAAGCTGATAGTAGAGATGCACTCCGGCACCATTGCTTACCGGAGCAATAAAGTAGATGGCACTGATGTAATTATTCATCTACCCTCGAGCATTCTTCTACCCGAAAATGACACTGAGACTAGTGACTCTTAG
- a CDS encoding AAA domain-containing protein gives MQRILQSYLRRLTNLSSTNRSLYLPRLSTRQHLDIQEVNFSNNVSSFKLIEWLIADGKHEIKGSPTGIIPLTPVADSRQAATAQVSQVLRQIVRTHKFLTEEQGTHDLYLGWPFVRGQFQDGTSVRCPLLFFPIELRQQEITGLGKQWVLSLREGENIMLNRSFLLSYAHRHNLPFNELLSEPNFDEFDRDSRVFRTSLYQLFKESNIELNFNQELFVDELISFRGFTKEEFIQETDPGILKLFPEAVLGIFPQSGSYLIPDYQRFLEHDHIPDIEEFFASKLEAGSSSEPPTENESSLEANYRYVRRIKEEQIYTPYDLDAYQEQVLREVKLGKSLVVQGPPGTGKSQLITNLASDFIAQGKRVLVVCQKRAALDVVYRRLKEKGIHQFAGLVHDFKNDRATIYAQIRQQIDALYEYELKNNNLDSIFLERQFLQASRQIEKACEELDEFKQALYDQSEAGVSVKELYLTSQVQHENINVKQEYRHFKVPELPDFLKRLHKYVTNYLKYDIEQYPFAPRKSFAQHSVEELKTMKAYLEEIPAYKLSLVEKVQEVLKAETDFVICENIQHRAEDIDLFLRLLENPKSYEFFQKIVGKIDKDADPLWLANMERIVLECYEGNGVENTLEAEELGKFQQLLQQAEESRTGIIKWLAWQAASKDKKRLADVFQDNQLEFTKEDFQVMNERLDNRLNLEHNLTKLRERVWVENVPERESSQQYDKQEVEQWFLYQKQALQASLLFKSFRNFNEYFGINFLKYPELKERISQLLQLIKDIPQYHKKWQTYFTPSQVSQLNQPEHAQQFADILERDFESLVHFDTLKDSLLAHEKSIISRLTGEGGIVSAEAAVKKVDNSLRMAWVHHIETKFPILRIVSSARIEELENELQQAIAEKKEVSQAIVLMKLRERTYYDVEYNRQSNPVTYRDLNHQVSKKRKVWPLRKLIGNFQNELFDLVPCWLASPETVSAIFPLDGTLRFDLVIFDEASQCFSEKGIPAMYRGQQVVVVGDEQQLQPNDLYQVRWEEDTSDEVADALALEATSLLDLAKGYLPTYRLEAHYRSKSLELIDFSNQAFYDQRLKMLPDRRDFVLGQPAIQYIRVDGVWKNQINEPEASKVIDLLKQLHSESTEKSIGVITFNVKQQDLLLDLIDTATDTDFTNLSFVKNIENVQGDECDIIIFSTAYAPNEKGKVVLQFGSLNADGGENRLNVAVTRAREKIYLVTSVLPEQLKVENTKNRGPKLLKQYLEYAHQVSAGNYQAPLPEVSDHRVEWFLDRHLQQWAEANLKEVQLQRRLPFADLTILAQAKNKVEYLGLIMTDDDLYFQSPSAKEAHVYRSELFQEKYWKFKNVYSRQLWQNADHVFSEIKRFIQTIDSTNN, from the coding sequence ATGCAACGTATTTTACAATCCTATTTGCGTCGGCTCACCAATCTCAGTAGCACCAATCGGTCGCTGTATTTACCCCGCCTGTCCACTCGTCAGCATCTAGATATTCAAGAAGTCAACTTTTCTAATAATGTTTCATCATTCAAACTGATTGAGTGGCTCATTGCGGATGGAAAGCACGAAATTAAGGGATCACCTACCGGTATTATCCCGCTGACACCGGTAGCTGATAGTCGGCAAGCGGCTACGGCACAGGTAAGTCAAGTTCTTCGGCAAATTGTCCGTACACACAAATTTCTGACCGAAGAGCAGGGTACCCACGATTTATACTTGGGTTGGCCATTTGTTCGGGGACAATTTCAGGATGGTACCTCTGTTCGCTGTCCTTTGCTGTTTTTTCCAATTGAATTACGGCAGCAAGAAATTACTGGGCTAGGTAAACAGTGGGTTTTGTCGTTGCGAGAGGGAGAGAATATTATGCTGAACCGTAGCTTCTTATTGTCATACGCTCACCGCCACAATCTTCCCTTTAACGAACTGCTAAGCGAACCCAATTTTGATGAGTTTGATCGCGATAGCCGAGTGTTTCGCACCAGCTTGTACCAGTTGTTTAAGGAAAGTAATATTGAGCTAAATTTTAATCAGGAGCTATTCGTCGATGAGCTAATCTCTTTTCGGGGGTTTACCAAAGAAGAATTTATTCAAGAAACTGACCCTGGAATTTTAAAACTATTTCCCGAAGCAGTCTTAGGTATTTTTCCCCAATCAGGTTCTTACCTTATTCCTGACTATCAACGGTTTTTAGAACACGACCATATTCCGGATATTGAAGAGTTCTTTGCTTCAAAGCTTGAGGCTGGTTCATCATCGGAGCCACCTACTGAGAACGAAAGCTCGCTGGAAGCAAACTACCGGTATGTGCGGCGAATTAAAGAAGAGCAGATTTATACTCCTTATGATTTAGATGCCTATCAGGAGCAGGTGCTGCGGGAGGTGAAACTTGGAAAGTCTCTCGTAGTGCAAGGCCCTCCTGGCACAGGTAAATCGCAGTTAATCACCAATCTGGCATCTGACTTTATTGCCCAAGGAAAGCGGGTGCTGGTAGTTTGCCAAAAACGAGCAGCACTTGATGTGGTGTATCGCCGCTTAAAGGAAAAAGGTATTCACCAGTTCGCGGGCTTAGTTCACGACTTTAAAAATGATCGGGCGACCATTTACGCACAAATTCGTCAGCAGATTGATGCCTTGTATGAGTACGAGCTAAAAAATAACAATCTCGATTCTATTTTTTTAGAGCGGCAATTTTTACAGGCAAGTCGTCAAATTGAAAAAGCCTGCGAAGAGCTGGATGAGTTTAAGCAGGCATTATACGACCAGTCAGAGGCAGGTGTTTCCGTGAAGGAGCTTTACTTAACCTCTCAGGTACAGCACGAAAATATTAACGTTAAACAGGAATATCGGCACTTTAAAGTACCTGAACTACCGGATTTCTTAAAACGCTTGCATAAGTACGTAACCAATTATCTGAAATACGATATTGAGCAGTACCCGTTTGCTCCTCGTAAGTCGTTTGCCCAGCACTCCGTTGAGGAGCTAAAAACGATGAAAGCGTATCTGGAGGAGATACCAGCTTATAAGCTATCGTTGGTAGAAAAGGTGCAAGAAGTACTAAAAGCCGAGACTGACTTTGTGATCTGCGAAAACATTCAGCACCGGGCAGAAGATATCGATCTTTTTCTTCGACTGCTGGAAAACCCTAAAAGCTACGAATTCTTTCAGAAGATTGTTGGTAAGATTGACAAAGATGCCGATCCACTTTGGCTAGCCAATATGGAGCGGATTGTGCTAGAATGCTACGAGGGAAACGGAGTGGAGAATACGCTGGAAGCCGAGGAGCTAGGTAAGTTTCAACAACTTCTTCAGCAAGCCGAAGAATCCCGAACCGGAATTATTAAATGGCTGGCTTGGCAGGCTGCCTCAAAGGATAAGAAACGGCTGGCGGATGTTTTTCAAGATAATCAGCTGGAGTTTACCAAAGAGGATTTCCAGGTGATGAATGAGCGCTTGGACAATCGACTTAACTTAGAGCACAATTTAACGAAGCTACGGGAGCGAGTTTGGGTAGAGAATGTTCCCGAACGCGAGTCCAGTCAGCAGTACGATAAGCAGGAAGTAGAGCAATGGTTTCTCTACCAAAAGCAGGCACTGCAAGCATCGTTGTTGTTCAAATCTTTTCGAAACTTCAACGAGTATTTTGGCATCAATTTTTTAAAGTATCCCGAGCTAAAGGAGCGGATAAGCCAGCTACTTCAGCTAATAAAAGATATTCCGCAGTATCATAAAAAATGGCAAACGTATTTTACCCCTTCCCAGGTTAGCCAACTCAACCAGCCAGAACACGCCCAGCAGTTTGCCGATATTTTAGAGCGGGATTTTGAATCGCTGGTACACTTTGATACGCTGAAAGATAGCCTCTTGGCTCATGAAAAAAGCATTATCTCCCGGCTGACAGGAGAGGGAGGTATCGTCTCCGCCGAGGCAGCGGTTAAGAAAGTGGACAATAGTTTGCGAATGGCTTGGGTTCATCATATTGAAACCAAGTTTCCGATACTTAGAATAGTGTCTTCCGCACGTATTGAGGAGCTGGAAAACGAATTACAACAAGCCATAGCTGAGAAAAAAGAAGTGAGCCAGGCGATTGTGCTTATGAAATTGCGGGAACGCACCTACTACGATGTAGAATACAACCGACAGAGCAACCCGGTGACCTACCGCGACTTAAATCACCAAGTGAGTAAAAAGCGGAAAGTTTGGCCTCTACGCAAGCTAATCGGAAATTTTCAAAACGAATTATTTGACCTAGTGCCCTGCTGGCTAGCTTCACCCGAGACAGTTTCCGCTATCTTTCCGCTAGACGGAACGCTTCGTTTTGATTTAGTGATTTTTGATGAAGCTTCGCAGTGTTTTTCAGAAAAGGGCATCCCCGCCATGTACCGGGGGCAGCAAGTGGTGGTGGTTGGTGACGAACAGCAGCTACAGCCCAACGATTTGTACCAAGTACGCTGGGAGGAAGATACTTCTGATGAGGTAGCCGATGCTTTGGCTCTGGAAGCAACTTCTTTGCTCGACTTGGCGAAAGGATACTTACCCACCTATCGACTAGAGGCACACTACCGTTCTAAGTCATTAGAACTCATTGATTTTTCTAACCAGGCGTTTTATGACCAGCGGCTGAAAATGCTGCCCGATCGTCGTGATTTTGTGCTGGGACAACCGGCAATTCAGTACATAAGAGTAGACGGAGTATGGAAGAATCAGATCAATGAGCCAGAAGCGAGTAAAGTGATAGATTTGCTAAAGCAACTGCATAGCGAGTCGACGGAAAAAAGTATTGGTGTGATCACCTTCAATGTGAAGCAGCAGGATTTATTACTGGATTTGATCGATACTGCAACTGATACTGACTTTACTAACCTGAGCTTTGTAAAAAATATTGAAAACGTGCAGGGTGATGAGTGCGATATTATCATTTTCTCTACTGCGTATGCCCCTAATGAAAAAGGAAAGGTGGTGCTCCAGTTTGGTAGTCTGAATGCAGATGGTGGAGAAAATCGCTTAAACGTGGCGGTTACCCGGGCTCGAGAGAAAATCTATTTAGTTACTAGCGTATTGCCTGAGCAGCTTAAAGTAGAAAACACGAAAAATCGGGGACCTAAGCTGCTAAAGCAGTATTTGGAATACGCGCATCAGGTTTCGGCAGGTAACTACCAAGCTCCGCTGCCGGAAGTATCAGATCATAGGGTGGAATGGTTTTTAGACCGGCATCTGCAGCAGTGGGCGGAAGCCAACCTGAAAGAGGTACAGCTACAGCGACGGCTACCTTTTGCTGATCTCACTATTTTAGCGCAGGCTAAGAACAAGGTAGAGTATCTGGGGCTGATAATGACCGATGATGATCTGTACTTTCAGAGTCCGTCAGCCAAAGAAGCACACGTTTATCGTTCGGAGCTATTTCAGGAAAAGTATTGGAAGTTTAAGAACGTATACAGTCGCCAACTTTGGCAGAATGCCGACCACGTTTTTAGCGAGATCAAGCGGTTTATTCAAACCATAGATAGCACCAACAATTAG